A stretch of the Vulcanisaeta souniana JCM 11219 genome encodes the following:
- a CDS encoding MarC family protein, with translation MNVAIDVLVMTTQLIAIIDPVGALPIIMEIPSIDKPVVFNRALRIIAIAVPSLLVLFTVAGPYILGAFNISVADFRIAGGIVLLIIGIDTLREGAPRTMGLNPEDFVFTPIVTPMLVGPGAITSVMLFSTYYGLPEVIISIVIASLITYLVIRFSFIIMRLIGSNMLRFIGRFMSLIIMAWAVSLIVEGIKEVI, from the coding sequence ATGAATGTTGCAATTGACGTATTGGTAATGACAACACAGTTAATTGCAATAATAGACCCGGTGGGCGCCCTACCGATAATAATGGAGATACCAAGCATAGATAAACCAGTGGTTTTCAACAGGGCGTTGAGAATAATAGCCATCGCAGTCCCTTCACTACTGGTGCTATTCACGGTGGCTGGACCATACATACTGGGCGCATTTAACATAAGTGTTGCTGACTTCAGGATAGCCGGTGGCATTGTCCTACTCATCATAGGCATTGACACACTTAGGGAGGGAGCGCCAAGGACGATGGGTCTGAATCCCGAGGACTTCGTCTTCACGCCAATAGTGACCCCAATGCTCGTAGGCCCCGGTGCCATAACCTCAGTAATGCTCTTCAGCACCTACTACGGCCTCCCCGAAGTAATAATTAGCATAGTAATCGCCTCCCTAATAACATACCTGGTGATTAGGTTCAGTTTCATCATAATGAGACTTATTGGGAGTAACATGCTTAGGTTCATTGGTAGGTTCATGAGCCTAATAATAATGGCGTGGGCAGTATCACTAATAGTGGAAGGCATTAAGGAAGTGATATAG
- a CDS encoding AbrB/MazE/SpoVT family DNA-binding domain-containing protein encodes MASGIYKVRRIRRSIVITKLPYVTKIYINYQVLIPASLVKALNIENALYANITIEYRGLEIEIPQVRLLRTRNTASRQFTIPKEVREKYGISPLDEVEVLDIKPA; translated from the coding sequence ATGGCATCTGGAATTTATAAGGTAAGGAGAATTAGGAGAAGCATAGTAATTACTAAACTACCGTATGTAACGAAGATATACATAAACTACCAAGTCCTCATACCGGCCAGTTTAGTTAAGGCTCTCAATATTGAAAACGCCCTATATGCAAACATAACCATCGAGTATAGGGGCCTCGAAATCGAGATACCGCAGGTAAGATTACTGAGGACTAGGAACACGGCTAGTAGGCAATTCACAATACCCAAGGAAGTCAGGGAAAAGTACGGTATAAGTCCCCTCGACGAGGTAGAGGTACTTGACATAAAACCGGCATAA
- a CDS encoding S53 family peptidase gives MAGTKPGKILPIIITVALLILTASTTYAQQAQSQYFTCTEVVPGVSGSVPSHVIVWFWLSNVTTTNGLNYLLYQMYYNPSSPYFHQFVTPREFTKWYSPPSYVFNYITKLAKQSGLVVNYTFPMLMEATGTASEVDSFLTALQSAPINIQQWIIAGECIPIGYFTASSVIPSYKPQYVAIPLNTTNVNSVLTTNVTAINGVPMQIRYHQAEIWLPKGLEFIYDELPLFNGYSYSGYTGKGLTIAIVDAFGDVNFTLANRLVYQNVACNDLATFNSLFSLPPTSCQVSYPTGTPVLTSADLSTAEGWSYETALDIEYAHTMAPGAKILLVVSPTAGDDLFTDVEYVVANNLANFISLSWGEPEDILYYPPPSYNLLYGYDEIFMQAAAEGIGVFAASGDSGAFDTAWLSFNMAMEPSVGYPASDPWLTGVGGTALKGVINYTMTSRVEYAWNWNSHYMWGSGGGYSFAFNETPGQTLIDIAYERTYVYEPDLGVYFYTVGHRGVPDIAADADPYTGVLLVINGGLSQYVWGGTSLATPLSAGMTTTIQSYLGTSFKLGDLAPNLYLIYYYYPSQFYTWNTAYPTGVFFTGIPGTMFVTLGGENGLYWVVQGLWNPVDGLGQINTYGLAQLFSQFNGLSVG, from the coding sequence ATGGCAGGTACAAAACCAGGTAAAATACTACCGATAATAATCACAGTAGCCTTGCTAATTCTAACTGCATCAACAACATACGCACAACAGGCACAGTCTCAATACTTTACCTGCACTGAGGTTGTTCCTGGTGTGTCAGGTTCTGTCCCGAGTCATGTGATCGTCTGGTTCTGGCTTAGCAATGTAACCACAACCAACGGGCTCAACTACCTCCTGTACCAGATGTATTATAACCCATCAAGTCCATACTTCCATCAATTCGTGACACCAAGGGAATTCACCAAGTGGTACTCACCACCGAGTTACGTCTTTAATTATATAACGAAACTTGCTAAACAGAGTGGCTTAGTTGTTAATTACACGTTCCCGATGCTCATGGAGGCCACTGGTACGGCCTCGGAGGTAGACAGCTTCCTAACAGCCCTGCAGTCAGCACCAATTAATATACAGCAATGGATAATAGCCGGAGAATGCATACCAATTGGCTACTTTACAGCAAGTAGTGTTATTCCGTCTTATAAACCACAATACGTGGCTATTCCTTTAAATACCACAAACGTGAATTCGGTATTAACTACGAACGTTACAGCAATAAATGGAGTACCAATGCAAATAAGGTACCACCAGGCAGAGATATGGTTACCCAAGGGCCTAGAGTTCATTTATGATGAATTACCATTATTTAATGGCTATTCCTATAGTGGTTACACGGGTAAAGGCTTAACGATCGCAATAGTTGATGCCTTTGGTGATGTTAACTTTACCCTAGCCAACAGACTCGTTTACCAGAACGTCGCATGCAATGACCTTGCTACCTTTAACTCGCTCTTTAGCTTACCACCAACCTCATGTCAGGTCAGCTACCCAACCGGTACACCGGTACTTACATCAGCTGATCTAAGTACTGCAGAAGGTTGGTCGTACGAAACAGCTCTGGATATCGAGTATGCCCACACAATGGCCCCAGGTGCCAAGATACTACTTGTTGTGTCGCCCACGGCTGGTGATGATTTATTCACTGACGTTGAGTACGTAGTTGCCAATAATCTTGCCAACTTCATAAGCCTAAGCTGGGGAGAACCAGAGGACATACTTTATTATCCACCGCCGAGTTACAACCTACTTTATGGCTATGATGAGATATTCATGCAAGCGGCTGCGGAGGGTATTGGTGTATTTGCGGCATCAGGCGATAGCGGCGCCTTTGACACTGCTTGGCTCTCTTTCAATATGGCAATGGAGCCTAGTGTTGGATATCCAGCCAGTGACCCATGGTTAACCGGTGTCGGCGGTACGGCTCTTAAGGGCGTAATTAATTACACAATGACTAGTCGTGTTGAGTATGCGTGGAATTGGAATAGTCACTACATGTGGGGTAGTGGCGGTGGTTACTCATTTGCATTTAATGAGACACCAGGTCAGACATTGATAGACATAGCTTATGAGAGAACTTACGTGTATGAGCCTGACCTGGGTGTTTACTTCTATACGGTTGGGCATAGGGGTGTTCCAGACATTGCTGCTGACGCTGACCCATATACTGGTGTTCTTCTGGTTATTAATGGCGGGTTATCACAATATGTATGGGGTGGTACTAGCCTAGCGACACCGCTGTCTGCGGGCATGACAACGACAATACAGAGTTACCTCGGTACTTCATTCAAGCTAGGTGACTTGGCACCTAACCTATATCTAATTTATTACTATTATCCAAGCCAATTCTATACATGGAACACCGCTTATCCAACCGGTGTGTTTTTCACTGGGATACCTGGTACTATGTTCGTGACACTTGGCGGCGAGAATGGGCTTTACTGGGTTGTTCAGGGTCTGTGGAATCCAGTGGATGGCCTTGGTCAGATAAATACCTACGGACTGGCCCAATTGTTCTCTCAATTTAATGGATTGAGTGTGGGATAG
- a CDS encoding bifunctional hydroxymethylpyrimidine kinase/phosphomethylpyrimidine kinase: MIPRALTIAGLDSGGGAGITADLKTFHALGVYGMVALTAVTAQNTLGVRAVQEIDPSIVEAQIDAVAEDIGINAAKTGMLSSSQIMEAAARAVRKWGFPLVVDPVMYAKSGDPLIRPEAMETLRRVIIPIAKVVTPNAPEASHLVGFRVETLDDAKRAAKVIAEELHPEIVIVKGGHLTGDESIDIVYFRDSGEYRELKALRIDTKNTHGTGCSFSAAIAAGLAKGLSPWDAIKLAKELITTAIKYSLPLGHGHGPVNPMAWLELRAYRADIIDELNKALKVIEDNADLIGNYIPEVQSNLGYALPALYARNLDDVAAVPGRIVKYMGKAKPSGPPTFGVSSHVANYILTAMKHGPEVRSAMNIKYDNRVIEAARELGYVVSGYDRRQEPPEVKAREGASIPWGTEQAIKNAGRVPDIIYHLGDYGKEPQIVILGQSPIDVVNKLLIIVKRINEKRF, from the coding sequence ATGATACCGAGGGCATTAACAATAGCAGGGCTTGACTCAGGTGGCGGTGCTGGTATCACTGCTGATTTAAAGACGTTTCATGCACTCGGTGTTTACGGCATGGTTGCACTAACGGCGGTAACAGCGCAGAACACCCTTGGTGTTAGGGCTGTCCAGGAGATTGATCCATCAATAGTTGAGGCTCAGATAGACGCAGTAGCCGAGGACATAGGTATTAACGCAGCTAAAACAGGTATGTTGAGTAGTTCGCAGATTATGGAGGCTGCAGCCCGCGCAGTCAGGAAGTGGGGGTTCCCGTTGGTTGTTGATCCTGTGATGTATGCTAAAAGTGGTGATCCTCTCATTAGACCTGAGGCCATGGAGACACTAAGGCGTGTAATAATACCCATTGCTAAGGTCGTGACTCCAAACGCGCCTGAGGCTTCTCACCTCGTGGGTTTCCGAGTTGAGACCCTCGATGATGCCAAGAGGGCTGCCAAGGTTATTGCCGAAGAACTTCACCCAGAAATTGTTATTGTTAAGGGCGGCCACCTAACTGGGGACGAGAGTATTGACATTGTCTACTTCAGGGATTCCGGCGAGTATAGGGAGTTGAAGGCTCTCAGGATAGACACGAAGAACACTCACGGAACTGGTTGTTCATTCTCGGCAGCCATAGCCGCTGGATTAGCTAAGGGCTTAAGTCCCTGGGATGCTATTAAACTAGCTAAGGAATTAATAACCACAGCCATTAAGTACTCATTACCTCTTGGTCATGGCCATGGCCCCGTTAATCCAATGGCATGGCTCGAGCTTAGGGCCTATAGGGCTGATATTATTGATGAATTAAATAAGGCGTTGAAGGTTATCGAGGATAATGCCGACCTAATTGGGAATTACATACCCGAGGTTCAGTCAAACCTAGGCTACGCATTACCCGCGTTATATGCCAGGAACTTGGATGATGTTGCTGCTGTACCTGGTAGGATTGTTAAGTACATGGGTAAGGCCAAGCCGAGTGGCCCACCAACCTTTGGCGTTAGTTCCCATGTGGCTAATTACATACTTACCGCCATGAAACATGGACCCGAGGTTAGGTCTGCAATGAATATTAAGTATGATAATAGGGTAATAGAGGCTGCAAGGGAACTTGGTTATGTGGTTAGTGGTTACGATAGGAGACAGGAACCACCTGAGGTTAAGGCTAGGGAGGGTGCTTCAATACCCTGGGGCACTGAGCAAGCCATAAAGAACGCCGGTAGGGTTCCCGACATTATTTATCACCTCGGTGATTATGGGAAGGAGCCTCAGATCGTGATTTTAGGACAAAGCCCAATTGACGTTGTTAATAAATTGTTGATAATTGTAAAACGTATTAATGAAAAACGGTTTTGA
- a CDS encoding 30S ribosomal protein S8e, translated as MVKLLSFYQGRDSRKPTGGYRARPYKVKRKALGGGPPTNTILSDNESRNVIRVFGGNVKVKAINVQYANLYIPKEGKVMRVKILRILETPANKELAKRDVIVKGSIIETEKGRAVVTSRPGQDGIINAILLEK; from the coding sequence GTGGTTAAGCTACTGAGTTTTTACCAAGGCAGGGATTCCAGGAAGCCCACTGGTGGTTATAGAGCTAGGCCGTATAAAGTTAAGAGGAAGGCGCTTGGTGGTGGTCCGCCGACTAATACCATACTGTCTGATAACGAATCAAGGAACGTAATTAGGGTCTTTGGTGGTAACGTTAAAGTTAAGGCTATTAATGTACAGTACGCTAACCTATACATTCCCAAGGAAGGTAAGGTAATGAGGGTGAAGATACTGAGGATCCTTGAGACGCCCGCCAATAAGGAATTGGCCAAGAGGGACGTTATTGTTAAGGGCTCGATTATAGAGACAGAGAAGGGAAGGGCAGTCGTTACGTCGAGACCTGGACAAGACGGTATAATTAACGCAATACTCCTTGAGAAATAA
- a CDS encoding 50S ribosomal protein L40e, translating to MPISDPEKLRIAVEHRFNYWICRECGARNPPGAEKCRRCKSKNLRPKRFKR from the coding sequence ATGCCCATTAGCGACCCTGAGAAGCTTAGAATAGCCGTTGAGCACAGGTTTAACTATTGGATATGTAGGGAGTGTGGAGCCAGGAACCCACCAGGAGCTGAGAAATGTAGGAGGTGTAAGAGTAAGAATCTAAGGCCTAAGAGGTTCAAGAGATAA
- a CDS encoding signal recognition particle subunit SRP19/SEC65 family protein, which yields MDKKDYWIIWTVYFDSSKSRSFGRKVPSSMAVRSPTIEELVKAVSNLGLEFEVHADKRHPGNWFEGPHGCVVIKKRNGVNKRKLVLMIAKELIRIRQSIMQVKGA from the coding sequence GTGGACAAGAAGGATTATTGGATTATTTGGACTGTTTACTTCGACTCAAGCAAGAGTAGAAGCTTTGGTAGGAAGGTCCCTAGTAGTATGGCTGTGCGGTCCCCAACAATTGAGGAGTTAGTTAAGGCAGTTAGTAACCTTGGCCTTGAGTTTGAGGTTCATGCCGATAAGAGACATCCAGGCAATTGGTTTGAGGGCCCGCATGGTTGCGTCGTGATCAAGAAGAGGAATGGAGTTAATAAAAGGAAGCTGGTGCTCATGATTGCCAAGGAGTTAATTAGGATCCGTCAATCAATAATGCAGGTCAAAGGGGCCTAA